The Leopardus geoffroyi isolate Oge1 chromosome C1, O.geoffroyi_Oge1_pat1.0, whole genome shotgun sequence sequence tatatatacatatatattccattcATACAACATTCTTGAAgtgagaaaattacagaaatagagaacagattagtggttgtcaggggtgaAAGAGACTGTGGGGTGGGAAAGAAGAGAGTATGGCTGTAAAAATGCAACGTGAGGAATCCGTTGTTTTGCACCGTGGCTGTCTCAATGTGGATCTCCTGGTTGTGATACTGTACATAATTTGCGAGCTGTTACCATTGGAAGTAACTGGTTAAAGGATACATGAGATCCCtaggtattatttcttacaactgtgaTGTAAAAAgtgtaactaaaaaaaaaaaaaaatgtttacaataaataaataagtggatggatggaaattctaatattttctgcTCAGACCAAAGTGGGTCATCTTAAGGCACACCCAGTTTCAGAGATCACAGGCATATGCTGCTAGCTCCTACTGAGGTTTTGGGCCCCTCCAGCTCTTCTCTACATTCTCTTCaagctttctttcttaaatggaAATTTGCTCATGTTACTTCCCATGATCACTAGTCTGACACATTGGGCCTTCATGATCTGGCTGTAGGTCTCTCCCCAATATATGTGCCGGGACACCAAACTACACATGACTTCCAACTGTACAAAACCCTGTCTGACTGTGACATACCTGAGGACAGGCACAACGACTTCTATctgcttatctgttttgttttgttttgttttgttttgttttgttgagagagctcatgagcagaacagaggcagagaaagagggagagagagaatcttaagagagAATCTGcaacccagcatggagcctgatgctgggttcaatctcaaaaccatgagatgatgatctgagccaaaatcaagagttggacacttagccgactgagccacccacgtgcccctctatctgctttttttttttttttaatctttattcacgtttgagagagagagagacagagtgcaagtgggggcggaacagagagagagagggagacacagaatccaaagtaggctccaggttctgagctgtcatcacagagcccaacgtggggctcgaacccaggaaccaggagatcatgacctgagccaaagtcggacacccaaccaactgagctacccaggcgcccctctatctacTTACTTtacctcaaatattttaattctaatcaacttatttcttttttttttttttttttgaatttattttactcaccatcttgagatcaagagtcacatgctcttctgactgagccagccaggcaaccctcgaacttatttttttcttttttaaagctttatttatttaagtaatctctgcacccaacatggggctcaaactcatgaccctgagatcaagagtcacattctcttttgactgagccagccaggcgcccctaattaatttatttctaacgCTTATCAAATTCCCTAGCACAGACTAGGAGTGCAATAAATCTTGACtgaaatgtttattactttttgctttgtttattgcTTCCTAAGAGACACGGATTCTGTATTACCCTCAGAACACTAACCTGCAATCACTCCAGCCAGGTACACCAGCCCTACTCGGAGGCCTTTGTGGACCATTTCCAAGGGAATACCCAACATGAGCTGCATAACAAGATTCCCCAGGATGTGCTGAACTCTGTGGAGACAAACACATTATGAGTAACCCACATAGTTATTTCTTTGGGACATTAACAAGGTAGTTACAGACTTGCTTAACTCAAATTccattctctaatttttttaggtgactttttaaaaataaaatctcaacacGGAGCTTCGATATGTAAGATTAAAGGACATTTTAGAAGTATACATTTATAGGTTCTATTTTATAACAGTAACTGACAACGTCAAACAGAGAGTGATGAGGCTAGCTTAGGGAACATAAACTTGAATTTAGGTTTAGATGACAATTGCCATCTTACGTCAGCCCCAGCATCTGATTTTGTTTCAGTTGCATGGTATTGAGAAAATCCTAATTCACTCATATTGAGTTTAAATTtcaatagtttgttttgttttgtttttgtttttgtttttttaaagtaggctccacacccaaaatggggcttgaagtcacaacctgaagatcaagagtcacacgctctacagactgagccagccaggctcaggTTTTTAAACAAGTCTTGCAATCTTAgcctattctttttcattttttttttcaacgtttatttatttttgggacagagacagagcatgaacggggaaggggcagagagagagggagacacagaatcggaaacaggctccaggatccgagccataggcccagagcctgacacggggctcgaactcacggaccgcgagatcgtgacctggctgaagtctgacgctcaaccgactgcaccacccaggcgccccaggctattctttaataaaatagagATGGCAAGAGAAACCCCTATTCCCACTTCTACATTAAAAAATCGAAAAACAAAGCttaccaaaatgaaaaagaaagtttacCCAGTAATATTAGCTAAATTTAGTATCTCCCATTACTACAGTTTGCATAGAACATAACTGACTATACAGGTggtttttattatagtttttaaataggtaaaaatatttttttaaaaaattcgtattcttggggcgcctgggtggcgcagtcggttaggcgtccgacttcagccaggtcacgatctcgcggtccgtgagttcgagccccgcgtcgggctctgggctgatggctcagagcctggagcctgtttccgattctgtgtctccctctctctctgcccctcccccgttcatgctctgtctctctctgtcccaaaaataaataaatgaaaaaaaaaaaaaattcgtatTCTTTTGCTTGTCAAACTCCACAGGTATCTCTGGAGAATCTCTGAATGTATTTTGGTACATTCCCATATTACAGTAATCCTTAATTTAGTTGCTATGTAgcacaagacttttttttttttttaaaggagatttcAGGTTAAACCAAAAaggttagggggcgcctgggtggctcagacagttaagcatctgactttggatcaggtcatgatctcacggttcatgggttcgagccccgcatcaggctctgtgctgccggctgggagcctggagcctgttctggattctgtgtctccctctctctctgcccctcccctgctcaccctctgtctccctctgtctctcaaaaataaataaatgtaaaaaaaaaatttttttttttaaacaaaataggtGTTGGATCTTCCACAAAGTGCAAGAGCTTTCATATTTGTTTTAGGGATTGTGTTTTTGGGTTATAATTTACTTAACAAATTACCCAGCAGAGGTTCTCAGGGCACACCCTGCAGAACAGATTACTTACCTCCTTGGCCACATGTGTACCCAGCCACAACTATCACTGTCCAAGTCATCTCCAAAGATATCCAAGAAGTAACATGTAATTCAGCACAAAATAGTCTAGCAAGGACAGTTACACTAGTCTTAAGGAGACCTCAGAAAGAGCATTTGGAAATAcgtgcagtttgtgaatttgagcaaaGTCACAGGAAGCCATCTCATCTTATCCTTTGGGAACAGCTTGAGGATAAAGTGACCAACagcaaccaaaaaaacccaaaaacaaaaaacaaagaatcaccCTCAGCATTCTTTCTGTGGCTCAATAGCAAGAGTAGAAGTGGCATAAAGATGAGATCCTGCCATATACTCGGAATAGAAATCCCAACTTTTCTCAGCCCAATTTTATCTACCCTTCCAGGTACAACTTGAATACATGTCATCTGTGAGACCCTCCCCATCCcaatctttccatctttctgtttATGTTACAGTAGCTAATCCCATATCCATTTCCTTACCACTTGTCTGCCTCCCGTAGTGATGCCGGAAGAACTAATGTTGACTTTGCCAACCTCTCTTAGCTAGGGGTAGCTGTGTCTCATGGTTCCGGCTAATGATATGCAGGTACGAGTGGCGCTGACGGGGGACTGGTAAGAGAGCTTCTTTCCTGACAAAAGGGATTGATGTCACCAGCACCTGGTACTACCTTTCCCCTTCCTGCTTTTAATACCAAGTTACAGCTGCCGACTGGCAACCATGAGAGAAAGGTCAAGGGAAAAGCAGAGATGCCAGCACAGAACCAAGAGTCTTGGCTTCATTAAACTGACGAATTAGCCACATACCTCTGGGCTTCTTATACGGTAAAGAATTAACCTCCATTTGTTCGGGCCCCCGTTCGATTTTTGATTACTTCCATCCAAAAGCATTCCTAACTTATACAATCCCATATGTGACCTGTCCTACGCCTCCTTGAGAAGTCTTTCTGAGGGTCTtattatgtatcaggcactgCAAAAATGACATTATAACCGTGTCTCATTTAATCACAGCAATGTTGTGAGGTCGGTACTTACTACCCCacttcacagatgtggaaactgaggcagcaagATGTTAAGTAACTACTCTGTAATACTATGTGGCCTTGCATTACTATTTAACTGACTGTCCCCctcataataaaatttaaatgtggtACAGGAACCACATTTGTTCAGAACATGGTAGATGGAAGACCAAACTGAAAGTATCCATAGAAACTGAGCAATTAGCAATTTTGTCCTTGACTTGTCAAGCCtctgagccctgtgtcctgcCATGGATACCTATTTAGCCATTGGCCAGAGTCATCCTTCAAGGTCCAGGGCTGGGTAGGTCACATAGGTGAAGTTGGCCTCATCTGAAGCCCCAGGCGTtcagtggggagggtgggggccagCAGCAAGCTGCTCACTGTCTGCGGTGGGTTCTGAGTCGTGGGTTCTGAGTGAGGTCATAAAAAGACTACTAGCGTAGAAGAAGCTATCAACGAAAACCAATGCCCATTGCTTGTATTATTCCAGATGGAATAAAACAGTACTATACACTCAGCAAAATGCTCgtgaattaattctttttaagtgtGTGGCAGGGGTGGGTTGGGAGGGACTGATGATTCATGTCCTAAAGGGAACATTTTAACAACATCAAACAACATACGTGTGGGAACATACGTGTGGTTGAGTAATGATCGGGTCTCTTCTCATTACTGTTCCTATATAATTACCAGGATTAGGCAGCCATACGCAACACTAAGTACACTGGACTGGGGGTTAGCACCAATGGGTTGAGGTTCCAGCGCTGCCACGTGGCCACGTGACCTGGCGCGAGCAATACATCCCCTAAGCCTCAGACACGACGCAGCAGTAATAACACCTGCCTCCTAGGGTTCCTGTGAGGATCTGGCTAGATTATGGACATGTAAGTGTCTTATCAATAATAAAGCACCAACCAAATGTTGGGGGTGACGAGTGCTCACAGTCAACCTCCTCCGTCAGCGACTTAATAGCATTCCTTACCCAGCATGCACCAGCATATAGGAGATAAACCTCCAggcttcctccctcttctcaggACTGTAGATAAAGGGACTCTCCAGGATGCCTGTGTCCAGGGTGATCCACTGTTTCTGAGGCTTCCACACAGCATAGTAAATAAACACTGCCAGCTGAccgggaggggcagacaggaatGTTAACCACCTTCTGCAGAGAGTGGCCCCATTAAAGCCCACGGGCACTACCTTGGTTCCAAATGATTAGCTCTCAAGGGGGGCATTCCGTAGCAAGTGCTCAAAAGATGACAGGAATTAAATTTCCCTGCTGCATATTTGCCCACGTAACCGTGGTCATAGCCTACTTCCTCCAGTGAGTAGGAGCAGCCCCACACCAAATACGAAGAAAATGCTTTCCGAGCCCCCTACCCCCCTTAAATACCCTCTGCCCTCATCTTTCCATTCCCATTTGGTCTCTCATTTACACGGTAATATTAAGTCACTGCTGGCTTCCAAAGAATAGGGAAAGGGAACAATAGTAACTTTACAGCCGAGAAGCCTGGCAAACAAGaccttaaccaagtgatgaaGGCTCACGTCACCAGGGACGTCATGTGGAGGTCCCCTACTCCCTGATGTGATAGGATGAGAAAGGCACTTCACCTCTGCGTGTTCCTCCCTAAAACCCGTAactccagtctaatcatgagaaaaacatcagacaagccCACATTGGGGGATAATCTACAGAATACCTGGCCCATACTCCTCAAGATTATCAGAGTCATGAAAACAAagcctgagaaactgtcacagattaGAGGACACTGGGGGAACATGACAACTGAATGTGATAACTCTGGGTTGCAGGATACAGAAGGGATAGAAAGAGGACATTAATGGGAAAGCTAGTAAAAATTgatattaaggggcgcctgagtggctcagccagttaagcatccaacttagactcaagtaatgatctcatggtttgtgagttcaaaccctgcatccagctatctgctctcagcgcagagcctgctttggatcctctgtcttctctctctctctctctctctctctctctctccccctctcttctctctctgcccctcccctgctaacgttctctctctctctctctctcaaaaaataaacattaaaataagaaagatttaaaaatacatacatacaggggtgcctgggtggctcagtcagttgagcgactgacttcggctcaggtcatgatctcacggttcgtgggttcgagccccgtgtcaggctctgtgctgacagcttggagcttgaaacctgctttggattctgtgtctccctctctctgaccctcccccactcatgctctgtctctcaaaaataaattaaaatgttcaaaaaaaaattttttaaatacatacatacataaaaacttttatttaaggggcacctaggtggctcagtaggttgaacatccaactcttaatttcagctcaggtcatgataccaaggttgtgggattaagccccacatcagcatggagcctacttgaaattctctctctccctctgcccatctcccctgctcatgctctctctctctaaaataaaaaaattaggggcgcctgagtggctcagtcggttaagcatccgacttcggctcaggtcacgatctcatggttcatgggtttgagccccgcatcaggctctgtgctgacagctcagagcctggagcctgtttcagattctgtgtctccctctctctctgcccctcccccactcatgctctgtctccctctgtctcaaaaataaataaacattaaaaaaaaattaaaaataaataaaataaaataattaaaattaaaaaaaataaagcttttattttaaaaactgattttggaGCACTtgtgtgcctcagtcagttgagcgcccaactcttgatttcagctcaggtcatgatcttacggttgtgggatcaagtcccatgcaGGGTGCTGCaccgacagctcagggcctatttgggattctcctcctctctcaccatccctcctccacttgctctctctctctctgtctctttctcactctctctcactctcaaaataaataaataaacattaaaaaaaaaaaaacaccctgatctttcagggtgcctggctggttcagtcagtagagtatgagactcttgatctcagggttctaagttcgagccccatattgggtatagagattacttataaataaataaataaataaataaataaataaataaataaataatagttttaaaaaaagacactgatCTTTCTGTGAGAGACAAATACCCACAATGGTTGTACAGATTacttgaaaatcaatcaatcaatcaatgatttttaaaaaagaaactgatcttTCTGTGAGAGACAGATATCTTAGCACCCACTCTACAACCCTTCCTGGGAAAACTGCCCTTTCCACAGCACTGACTACAACAGTCATGTTTCATATCACGTGACCTTATCCTATTATGCCCCAATTCCCCCAGACCTCCAGCACTCACACACCTGATTGGACCATGGGCAGGCAGCCAATCCATAGGCTGGAAGGATAACCTGGTAGAGTGTGCCAGGAGTGTTTACTCATTACCCTTTTCTTTATCTGAACCATAAGAGGCTAGGTCCCTATGAcggttcattttatgtgtcaatttggctaGACCATGATACCCAGATATTTGATCAAAatcattctggatgtttctgtgaagatattttttagatgagatcAATGTTAAAATCAATAGattctgagtaaagcagattaccctccatagcGTGGTGTCTCAACAAATCAGTTTAAAGCCTTAATAGAACAGACTGACCTCCTCTGAAGGAAAGGGAATTCTGCCTTTGAGGGAAAGTATGACTGCCTTTGAACTACAACTACAACTCTTATCCCCCTAgatctccagcctgctggcctacCCTCGATTTTGAATTTGCCAAGCTTCCACaattacatgagccaattccttaaaatcaatcAAGTTCTCTCTCCATATCTATgtagagatggatggatggatggatggatggataatgtgtgtgtgtttgtgtgtgtacacacccgATTACTTCTATTTCTCTAAAGAACACTGACTAATACCATTCTTGATAAGGAAGTGGAGACATCAGTGGGAATGATCAGAGACTTCCTAATGTCCCTGAAgtcacacccccacacacatgcatcttctgccaatttctttATGAGACATCATGGTGTAGGAGAAAAAGGTAGGTAAGATGAGGCTCAGGAAAAGCCCAGTGCTGGCCCAGTCATAcatatgtgaccttgggcaattcattccacctctctgagccttgtattcttttctggaaaataaaagagcTTACTTGATCAGAGTCTGAAAACACACTACATGCTACCACAGTAGACATCATTAGaggattccattctttttttccctactgaAATGTGGCGGCAGCCTATAGTCTATAGAACCgatcagttcatgagatcaaaccaaTCTGTGACCCCAAGATTATTTGGTTTCTAAAGGCCCAACatctaaaatgaaatgaagccacagaaatagTAGTCACAGCTGGGAAGGGGACttgcttgaaaaataaaactcaccCTTGGCTGAAAGTGACTGGGAACATAGGAAGGACCTAAGGAGACTTCAGAGAGGGTGAAGTTGAGTTCTGCGTGGGCTGTGCCTGCCACCACCaagctctcttctcttctctagaTGTGATCGAAGCCCCCGTGTGTTTGCAACTCCCCAGGGGTACTTGCACTAGTGCCCACCACCCACCTCACTCACCTCAGCAATGCTGATGGAGATGATGAACacagggggtgggaggcagttAGCTCTCTCCAAGTATGTTCTTCGAACCTTTTCAGGAAGCATCCATTTTGAGACAACCCTGTGGACCTTTTTATTCTTGAAGGGATCTTTACCTCCCCCATCCTCTCGCATTGCCTTCTCTTCTTCCAGCCCTCCTTTCATGTCTCCATCCAAATGCAGAGTCACATCCTCTATCTCCAAATCGCGATCAGCAGCCATTGTCCTGGGTCTTCCCTCCACCTAAAAGGGACATGAATGTCAAGGAAAAACAGATGACTCTATAGTCCTTGGGCCACAGATCTTTCCTGAGCTGTCTGGTACAACCACTGGTTTGTTTCCTCGGCCTTTCCTGGATATTAATAGAAGGCAGTTGAAGATCTGGTGCCCACATACTCACAATATCCATACCCTCATCCCTAGCATGTAATTGTGACAAAGCAATAGGGTCTCCCCAAATGAGGGAGAGGGCTCCCAGGGGTCACTTCTATCACCACCACCCAAAGAATGGACTAGAGCCTTGGAATAGAAACCCTACCTTGTatgtcccttccttcccctctgccactGACTGTCAAGTCAACCATCAGTGTAAGAGATGCCTTGGCCATGAAGTGATGCATCTCAGAGCCCAAACCATGCACACCGCATAACTGAACCCGGTCTCGTCCAGCTAAAGTGAATGGTCTCCTTTCCCATTTTAGTTTCATCTCGCTTCTACTCCCAGGCCAAACACAGGTCTCAGATTTCTGACTCAGAATCAAAAATagtttactgagcatctactgtgtaTCAGGCACTATGCTGGAGCCTTTCACATCTATTGACTCATTGGACTTCCACAATAACCCCAGGAGGTGGGGATTTGTAGTCCCATTTATGGATAAAAAAACTGAGCTGCCCATTCTGCTCCCCAAAGAAGAATCAAACCTACATCTTACCAGCTCTCTTCCTAAACCAGCACTGCCCATTCAGTAGCACACTCGAGTTAGGAAGGCCATTCCTTGCTGGTCCTCCAGGCACAAGGTCAATACCCTTGCTGAAACACATCTCCCCAACGATGCTCTGACATCCAAAGCTCTTGGCTGAGTTCTTCCTAATTTCCACATCAGGTATTCCCTTGAATTCAATCCTCAACATTCAATTATTCAAgtatttattcagtaaacatCTATGGAACACCTACTAGGTATCAGGCCACCATCCCTAGTCCAAAGGGTTGACAATGTAATGGAGGAAACAGAGGtcaataaaaatcatacaaataattGTATCATTACACTGTGATAGGGGACACCAAGCAGGTGTATGAGATACCAAGGCAGCATGTCTGTAACAGAGACGGCTGATCCACATACTTTCTTATCCCTGTGCCATGCACTGTCCTTTCCCTGTTGGTCtggttctgttatttttttttttaatgcttatttatttatttagagagagagagagagagagagagcacaagcagagggagggcagagagggagggagagagagaatcccaagcaggctccacactgtcagctcagagcccaatgcggggcttgaactcacaaaatgtgagatcatgacctgagccgaaaacag is a genomic window containing:
- the RHBDL2 gene encoding rhomboid-related protein 2 isoform X1 translates to MSDLSTLPAKEESTPTVEGRPRTMAADRDLEIEDVTLHLDGDMKGGLEEEKAMREDGGGKDPFKNKKVHRVVSKWMLPEKVRRTYLERANCLPPPVFIISISIAELAVFIYYAVWKPQKQWITLDTGILESPFIYSPEKREEAWRFISYMLVHAGVQHILGNLVMQLMLGIPLEMVHKGLRVGLVYLAGVIAGSLASSIFDPLRYLVGASGGVYALMGGYFMNVLVNFREMIPAFGIVRLLIIILIIVSDMGFALYRRFFVPANGSPVSFAAHIAGGFAGMSIGYTVFSCFDKALLKDPRFWIAIAAYSACVLFAVFFNIFLSPAN
- the RHBDL2 gene encoding rhomboid-related protein 2 isoform X2, which produces MAADRDLEIEDVTLHLDGDMKGGLEEEKAMREDGGGKDPFKNKKVHRVVSKWMLPEKVRRTYLERANCLPPPVFIISISIAELAVFIYYAVWKPQKQWITLDTGILESPFIYSPEKREEAWRFISYMLVHAGVQHILGNLVMQLMLGIPLEMVHKGLRVGLVYLAGVIAGSLASSIFDPLRYLVGASGGVYALMGGYFMNVLVNFREMIPAFGIVRLLIIILIIVSDMGFALYRRFFVPANGSPVSFAAHIAGGFAGMSIGYTVFSCFDKALLKDPRFWIAIAAYSACVLFAVFFNIFLSPAN
- the RHBDL2 gene encoding rhomboid-related protein 2 isoform X4 → MSDLSTLPAKEESTPTVEGRPRTMAADRDLEIEDVTLHLDGDMKGGLEEEKAMREDGGGKDPFKNKKVHRVVSKWMLPEKVRRTYLERANCLPPPVFIISISIAELAVFIYYAVWKPQKQWITLDTGILESPFIYSPEKREEAWRFISYMLVHAGVQHILGNLVMQLMLGIPLEMVHKGLRVGLVYLAGVIAGSLASSIFDPLRYLVGASGGVYALMGGYFMNVLVNFREMIPAFGIVRLLIIILISVFCSPHCGWIRWNVHRLHCVQLL
- the RHBDL2 gene encoding rhomboid-related protein 2 isoform X3, yielding MSDLSTLPAKEESTPTVEGRPRTMAADRDLEIEDVTLHLDGDMKGGLEEEKAMREDGGGKDPFKNKKVHRVVSKWMLPEKVRRTYLERANCLPPPVFIISISIAELAVFIYYAVWKPQKQWITLDTGILESPFIYSPEKREEAWRFISYMLVHAGVQHILGNLVMQLMLGIPLEMVHKGLRVGLVYLAGVIAGSLASSIFDPLRYLVGASGGVYALMGGYFMNVLVNFREMIPAFGIVRLLIIILIIVSDMGFALYRRFFVPANGSPTFFCPACAERISLMPNHSLR